In the genome of Thalassophryne amazonica chromosome 6, fThaAma1.1, whole genome shotgun sequence, the window atccttgATGCAGCCAACAaaggctgtgtcatctgcaaacttctggaTATGagacagctcagagttgtagcagaaatTCGAGGTGTACAGGGTGGAGAGAAGAGGGGCCTGCATCATGGGTGTAACCCATAGTAATCATTTTTCAGTATTTATTTATGCTTTACTTACTATTTACAATTGTGCACACAAAGCTTTAAAGTGTCTGTGACGTATGGGGTTGTTTGGACTGTGAATGATCCAGCTCATGTATCCTTTGTTTGCGGGGGAAAGAAGGCCGTGACTGTCAATGGCTTCACAAACAGCCTTTGAAGTGGGACAGCCTAGTCGCGCTACCTACGACATAAACAGCTGCCGATTACAGCTTTCACAACATGCAGCCTCTGAACTGGGGCACAGCCAGTGCCTGACTAGACGGTTGCACCATGTTTCTGACAGAAATGATGACAAGTccaactactacaacccctggcaataattatggaatcactggcctctgtggatgttcattcagttgtttaattttgtagaaaaaaagcagatcacagacatgacacaaaactaaagtcatttcaaatggcaactttctggctttaagaaacactataagaaatcaggaaaaaaaattgtggcagtcagtaacagttacttttttagaccaagcagagggaaaaaatatggactcactcaattctgaggaataaattatggaatcatcctgtaaattttcatccccaaaactaacacctgcatcaaatcagatctgctcgttagtctgcatctaaaaaggagtgatcacaccttggagagctgttgcaccaagtggactgacatgaatcatggctccaacacgagagatgtcaattgaaacaaaggagaggattatcaaactcttaaaagacggtaaatcatcacacaatgttgcaaaaatggttgttcacagtcagctgtgtctaaactctggaccaaatacaaacaacattggaaggttgttaaaggcaaacatactggtagaccaaggaagacatcaaagcgtcaagacagaaaacttaaagcaatatgtctcaaaaattgaaaatgcacaacaaaataaatgaacgaatgggaggaaactggagtcaacgtctgtaacccaactgtaagaaaccacctaaaggaagtgggatttacatacagaaaagctaaacaaaagccatcattaacacctaaacagaaaaaaacaaggttacaatgggctaaggaaaagcaattgtggactgtggatgactggatgaaagtcctattcagtgatgaatctcgaatctgcattgggcaaggtgatgatgctggaacttttgtttggtgccgttccaatgagatttataaagatgactgcctgaagagaacatgtaaatttccacagtcattgatgatatggggctgcatgtcaggtaaaggcactggggagatggctgtcattacatcatcaataaatgcacaagtttaacttgatattttggacacttttcttatcccatcaattgaaaggatgtttggggatgatgagatCATTttgcaagatgataatgcatcttgccatagagcaaaaactgtgaaaacattccttgcaaaaacacacatagggtcaatgtcatggcctgcaaatagtccggatcttaatccaattgaaaatctttggtggaagttgaagaaaatggtccatgacaaggctccaacctgcaaagctgatctggcaacagcaatcagagaaagttggagccagattgatgaagagtactgtttgtcactcattaagtccatgcctcagagactgcaagctgttataaaagccagaggtggtgcaacaaaatactagtgatgtgttggagcgttcttttgtttttcatgattccataattttttcctcagaattgagtgattccatatttttttccctctgcttggtctaaaaaagtaaccgttactgccacaatatttttttttcctgatttcttatagagtttcttaaagccagaaagttgccatttgaaatgactttagttttgtgtcatgtctgtgatctgctttttttctacaaaataaaacaactgagtgaacatcctccgaggccggtgattccataatttttgccaggggttgtagtacaggGATGAGCAATTAACTGAAAATAATAGTTAAAACTTGTTCATATCAATTAATTCAAGTAATTGTGCCCCATGGATGTCTTATTTTTAGCTTTGTCTCTCACCCTCTGTGGCACTGAACTGTGCTACTGAGATATTAATTTTGGTTacatttgtccatccatccatccattttcttccacttatcctacgtcgggtcgcgggggcagcagctcaagttacatttattgttttaaaattcaaaataaatGGAAAGATGAAGGCTTACTTTGACCTGTTCAATAAATAGCCATAAATATTTAAGATATAcactgcttttgaaaaaaaaacaacttttttttttctggttggtGATGTATGAAGGCAGTGCACAAAAAAGCCACTAAAATATGATAATCGTTCATTAATCGCAATTGCAGTAAAAGTTTGAACCAGTCATTTTGATCTGGAATTCTATTGTCCAGCTCTACTAAAAGTGGTGTATATCTGTGTCCTCCGCCTATATTAAATGTTGTTTGTGCATAAAGGTATGAAAGCATATACTCATAATTaaatttgatagataatgacttaacactttctctccactgtattgtcttgatacctgtaaataaagtgatgctaaagatgtctgttacaagtaattctagaccactcttggtaatttttgatgtttaaacactggaaaatatgcaagattgtaaagtttaacacctataccaaaaaaaccgatgtgtcccaaatccacacaagaccgtgaacgcagtGCAGCATCGCcgcataaaaatgaggcaggtcactcattttacaggctgccagcagttactgtgcatcaagcagtggagtgttacgagctttctaagtgacacacagagagacctggctcagcagatctcaaggaagctttaatatggacagaaCCAAGCAGCCCGCCcagaaatccaaatccaaagccacccggaagagcgctccgctaccggcagtgtgaagaagcatcaccgttacaggcccggcactgaggcGCTCCACCGCTAcgagaaatccaccgagctgctgatccacaagctgcccttccagcacctagTGAAAGAaattgctcaggacttcaagaccgacctccgctttcagagctccgctgtgatgctctgcaggaggccggcgaggctgacctggtcggcagatcagcagctcggtggatttgtggtagcggcggatctctctcagcgcctcagtgccgggcctgtaacagtgaggcttcttgacaccgccggtagccggagcgctcttccggctttggatttacgggcggtctgcttggttctggtcatattaagtttacgctgtgaaactgccggccactttgttacatcgtcattaaattcactatccagtacaacatacagatccactgaaccaactattacacatcgatcacaataaacagctttatctcaagggtttaaagcctcgtaataagctttcgtTCTTTTTTCTTTCACGCACCAGCTGTgtagtaatccacgatggagacAGTCCGAtggagtcattatctatcaaaggacccacgtttcctgaatgcaacatcatgtgaggactgattgctctgctgtcactcacaattccacgcccctctcaatcatagccacgccctcccacgccagaacggggccaaaagttggaaactgaaaaaataagatctgaaagtgaaaaaaagatctgaaggtgaaaaaaagaaatatgaatgaaaataaattatttgatcaaaataattagagctgaatcaaaaatatatttaaactgaaaaatatatatcttacacttatttttattttaataatactttttaaatgattataaaattcaagaacaaacattgaattttcagtttcaaaatttatttttttcaatctttttttattttcagattacaaaacttttggcctggatttagctccatacaaaATCAGTGGGACGAATGAATAGATAGATAGGACAAGATAGTTTGGTGACAAGCCACCATGTCATTGCAGCTTCAACATTTAGTTGTTTTCCTTGTTGGACCATTGGGGTTTGTCATTTCTAGTATTAGATGTAATCATGAAGCTTTTCTCCAGCTCAGCTATTATCATATTGGTAACAAGCTGACTGATGTGCGTGTCCAGTATGCAATGTGATCAGTCTTGTATTGTGTTTATGAAGTTGCGTTGAACAAAAACGTGAGCATGAGAATGGTCTTGTCCTGTTTATTTTCAAATAGAGGTCTGCGGATGCTACACTTGCTGAGGAAGAGGATGGTGATTTTTCTTTCACTCAGCTGACTACCTCACAGGTTCAGAGAGGCCTTGAAAAGTTCACAACTGCACAGGTTGACCAGAAGGTAAGGAAAACCTGCTGTTAattcaaatgtttaaaaaatgatttaatgcTGCGGTGCTGTCACAACAAGTGTTGAAATCATGTTCTCAGAGATGTTTTAATATGATGCTGGGTAGAAATTCCTCGCACAGTCATTGCCTGACAAAAGAAGAGTGTTAAAGGAGAAGTTTGGCATTTTTTTCACCTGGCCTCTATTTTTAGAAGTGTAATGTTCATCTTTGCACTTGGGACAAAATTAATTTAACAGGTACAGTATGCATTTAGAATACAAACACTGTCATGGACTGAATGACTATATAATGTTAAGGGGCAAGCTAAAAGAATATAGTAAACCACTTCTTGCTCCACTGAACAGGTGAAACTATTATTAGACGTTTCTGGGAGTATGGAGAGATTCCCTAAATGTAAAACAGCTTTCCTGATGAGGAGCTCAAACAtcgttttacttttttttttttttttaagaaaaagtcATTTCATTAAAACTTACTAGGGGTCGGTGCCGATATTTATCATTTTTCCATTTACCAGTATCGGCCATTTTTATAGCCAAATTGCCAGTAAGATTGTTTCCTTTAGTCCCACTTGCTAGTTGCCAGTTCTATCTTCATTTGAAGGCTGGTACATCTGTTTAATTTGATGATTTAGTGGTGCATTACTACCACCTTTTGCTCCAAAGTGTAGATTTGTGCGTtcctcattcagatcagtatacaggaCCAGCTTGTCACGCATATAAACTGTGCCATCTTGGCATTGTAGATGATGATGCAGTAATTTTTTTCCCCACGAGTAGCTTTGAAAGAAGAGCCAAACAATTATAGAAAGTGCAACTTAacgtccagaaaatatggtaagtaATTATTACCTTAAAAACACCACCACAAAATGGAATCTGTATTTCACTATATAAACTTTGAGATGAGTCTCTGGTACATATGTGTGGTGGTTCGTCCGCATCGCAGATCAGCTGTGGTCTGTTAAGCCAGTACTTTCTCTGTTACATTCTCTGTTAATTGTAAACATGTTTGTTACGCAGACAGCCGAGGTGGTGCAGTATTTCTTAGTGAAGGACCAAAAGAAGATTCCTATACGCCGAGCAGGTTAGACTTGCATAAAATTGATAATTAACTGAGTAGCAGGCTTCATTTTCATTCTGGGCTCTGTAGATGGTCCTCCAGGTTCCAGATAATGCCTTTTTGGGGGCTGGCAGAATAGGCACTGCAACCACTGTAGAAACCTTTGCAGAGCTTCACATGGGggaacacctgtttcttgtttttgCTCTCTGTGGTTTTGCAGATGTTCACAGGACATGGTATTTTATCTAAAAGGGAACTCTGAATATTGTCCATAGAAGTCATAATGCATGCCTTGGTATAAATTCCGGCCTAGGGATTTCCTTGAGTGTTATCCAGCATGCAGGGGCCTCAGTGTTGTGGACACCAGAAACcgagaaaaggccaaggggatgcttgCTCATCACGTGCCTGTGgcacatagatggttacttttgggagGTGGGAACAGACCATGTTGTTGCATGTCAAGATCAGAGTGGTTCTATAGTGTGGTGGAAGCTGTGACACGCGACCCTCGCATGTATTTCATGCAAtctatttttgtgtttttcagaCCTTGTGAAAAATGTAGTGAAAGAGTACAGACACATTTACCCTGAGATCATGGCGAGAGCAGCACGTACGTTTGATCAGGTTTGTTCAGTGTGGTCAGAGGCAACACTAACGGATAAACATAACCATGTTTAACAACTAAATCAAAAACATTTACACACAGATGGATCTCATTTGTAATCTTTTGCTTTCAAACAGGTATTTGGCCTCCTACTGCTAGAAATTGATCCCAAAAGTCACATATACATACTGATCAATAAGCTGGAGCCGGCTGATGGAGCCCCACCGATCGAGTGAGTGTAGCTGTTTAGAAACGGGTCACACAATGAATCAGTTCTGGTGACTTGTCAGAACTTAGTTGTATTTGAGTGCACACATTTActtattatgaaataattttgGTTTTTGTGTCTGTAGTAGCCCTGCCAATCCAAAGACGGGTCTGCTGTTTGTGGTTCTAAGTGTTATTTTTATGAAAGGAGGTGTAGTAAAAGAGAGTGAGTACAACACTTCGCCTCATTTCAGTGTACTGTTTGAAACATGCACTAAGTAAAAAAAATTGTCTTGTGACATAGGTCTTATCTGGAATACACTGAAAAAACTGCGTGTAGACCCTGGGTAagacgtgtgcacacacacatccagATATTGCGTTATTATGAtgctaagtttttttttgttttttttttgtgctgttttCCAGAGAGAAACATGAAGAGTTCGGTGATGTAAAGAAGGTCATCACAGATGAGTTTGTGCGCCAGAGGTGAGTATTAACAACTCTGTGCTTTCTGGATGTTGCTCAGAGGAATCTGTTGCTTAAGTAGCTCCCAGCAGGCGCTGATGGCTCAGTCAGTTAATCCAGTGTCTTTGAGATCCAAAGGTCACAGGTTCGATCCCTGTAGAGATCAGTAATGGTGTGTTCAGAGCCAGTTTCTGTCAGACCGTAGACTCTGGTTTATACCACACCAAAGAGCAACAAGACAGTGAAAAAAACTCTAGACCACTTTGAGCAGAGTGGTTGGATTGACACTGACTCTGTACATTATTATGCAgattattttattccttttaagAATTAAACACAGGTTATTTATTCAGTTAACAACATTATAGTTTACATTTATAAAATGCTTCAAATGCAGGTTACAGTAGTATGACAAAAAGAAACTTTCATCATAGTAACTTCACTCCCATACTTACAGTCACCGAGCACTTGATGAGGTACACCTTGTTAGTACTGGGTTGgctccccttttgccttcagacctgtgcagcagataactgaaacaatctttcaaatggtgatacaagcaccacattTGACACAAATATCCCTTataagagaagcttgaatcttcgactggactggattgcttgacgcgaggacgtttcgcttcaaatcgcagaagcttcctcagctaaaattcttgctctggtggtctgacttctgtcttgactcttgtagagaagaataacagaagccacaaaagctgaagtattaaacctaaccagacccctcctaccaagaggcagactactattggctagtgactaaacaattgctctaattagcacctattgtgctctagttagcaccctcctaatgacagggtagctgtccctcctaacgatgggactgacgcctctcctgacggttctcctgatgacgtgaatgactcattaccatgaacaaaagactgcttACTGCTTagactgagtaccccattgtaaacaggggcaaAGCGTGTcttagaccccctccctggttaaggctgggtttcagctgtttcacatacaatgcctccttcactcctctctcaaaccattttcaAGAAATGGcgccagtcccatcgttaggagggacaggtaccctatcattaggagggtgcttactagagcacaatgctaattagagcaattgtttagtcactagccaatagcagtctgcctctcagtaggaggggtctggttaggtttattactccagcttttgtggcttctgttattcttctctacaagagtcaagacagaagtcagactaccagagcaagaattttagctgaggaagcttctgcgatttgaagcgaaacgtcctcacgtcaagcaatccagtccagtcgaagattcaagcttctctactatggaaaccacctggacaactgagagccttcacagaaacaaataccccttagacattactcttgagaaaactgactagccacttgaatttttaataggtgGCCAGATAGATTAGATGAGATTCAACTTTGTCATTGAATCTAATCAGTATTATCTTcaatctttttctttctttctgtgagTGTACAAGAAGAACATGTTATCAGTAAGACATCAACTGTTCCGAATTGAAAAAACTGCAGGTAAGCTGGTTTTGTGTGCAGGTATCTGGAGTTTGTGCGAATTCCTCACACTGAACCAGTCGAGCACGAGTTCCGCTGGGGTCAACGTGCTGACCTGGAAGTGTCCAAAGCTAAAATCCTCGAATTCATGGGTCAGGTAAGTGAATCTGTGGATCTCTAATTTTGTGTTTGGGTAAAATCAATGTGTTGAAGAACACAGTAATGGCAAAAGAAAGCTTTCTGAAAATGAGAGGCTTTTTGACAAATTGTATCACAAGGATTCATGCCTATCAACTTTCAAACAAAATGTTCTGTTGTGGGATCTGCTGAACCAAAGCAAGAACGGCATCGGATCAAAACTCGGTTCACTGAAGCATTTGGAAAATGTTAATTTTCAAACTGCATTATATTTGAagtcatattttgttatgtttgtgAACGAATGGCATCATTGTAACATTATTTTAACTACGTAGCCTgcatggtttttattttataaaaaCACAGCCTCCATGTGAAGCCTGCAAATGTTGCATTTGTGTTCACGCTGGAGTATCAGGATTTATAGGTCTCTGAAAATTAATGTAATTCTGTGAAACTGAAATATGTAATTTAACACATGGATTTTGCTCATACTGCATCTTCTAAATAAATCAAAAGTTTAAAAAATGCAACATAGACAAACCAAAGGCACATTTTCAGCTGAAATCAACTTAGAAAGCAATAATAGAGGATTTTTCTATGTATGTACTTTTTATATTCAGTGCTACATGTATGCATGTCCGA includes:
- the ndnl2 gene encoding necdin-like 2 isoform X1, which codes for MTQRKKGSSSQNPRSADATLAEEEDGDFSFTQLTTSQVQRGLEKFTTAQVDQKTAEVVQYFLVKDQKKIPIRRADLVKNVVKEYRHIYPEIMARAARTFDQVFGLLLLEIDPKSHIYILINKLEPADGAPPIDSPANPKTGLLFVVLSVIFMKGGVVKESLIWNTLKKLRVDPGEKHEEFGDVKKVITDEFVRQRYLEFVRIPHTEPVEHEFRWGQRADLEVSKAKILEFMGQLHEQDPQSWTQQYREAHSTPNSPQASTSSQR
- the ndnl2 gene encoding necdin-like 2 isoform X2, whose amino-acid sequence is MTQRKKGSSSQNPRSADATLAEEEDGDFSFTQLTTSQVQRGLEKFTTAQVDQKTAEVVQYFLVKDQKKIPIRRADLVKNVVKEYRHIYPEIMARAARTFDQVFGLLLLEIDPKSHIYILINKLEPADGAPPIDPANPKTGLLFVVLSVIFMKGGVVKESLIWNTLKKLRVDPGEKHEEFGDVKKVITDEFVRQRYLEFVRIPHTEPVEHEFRWGQRADLEVSKAKILEFMGQLHEQDPQSWTQQYREAHSTPNSPQASTSSQR